One part of the Ornithodoros turicata isolate Travis chromosome 2, ASM3712646v1, whole genome shotgun sequence genome encodes these proteins:
- the LOC135382969 gene encoding uncharacterized protein LOC135382969 — translation MDCEDENLAPKRRKPGTVYCCVVNCHNNVDSAKRVDTPITFHSFPGKWYETARREAWVTAVRRKDPDGSPWQPTKKTRICSAHFVDNCVSNIEGHPSYVPTIFPPVYRKKAPDAGRHKRWMQRKHNAVHSLQKTCQGMLTTDTPEPSALPDEHDQERSEDEQLDILADIASAAPRLPTYRDVGTETESSSHAGSLKMMLSVTDGVNAMCQVNHFDHVEQVEQATCTEQSWRRQCGFQGFATLQKSEQALQDLCNVTLAVFTVLLNLLPEQRYRSSDVTREDRLVLFLMKLKLGVSLRALATLFGISRSTASRVFHVTLDYLSVKLQDWVFVPPRHCIREAMPECFKRQYPDCTFVIDCTEVRTEAPSQPEQQHELYSHYKGTYTLKWLVAITPDGMVAFISPAYGGRCSDSEITRHSGFLTLLKPNDVVLSDKGFPSIRTSVSDQGAVLVMPPFNLGGGQLSVGDMTATFAIAQVRIHVERAIQRLKQFNILNNRVPLSLIPEMSKVMRVCSALVNLQTPIIRS, via the exons ATGGACTGCGAAGACGAGAACCTGGCGCCGAAGAGACGAAAGCCCGGAACCGTTTACTGTTGTGTTGTTAACTGTCACAACAATGTTGACAGCGCGAAGCGCGTGGACACGCCGATAACGTTCCATTCGTTTCCCGGCAAATGGTACGAGACGGCGCGGAGAGAAGCCTGGGTAACGGCAGTTCGTCGCAAGGA TCCGGACGGTTCGCCTTGGCAACCGACGAAGAAGACGAGAATCTGCAGCGCGCACTTCGTTGACAACTGCGTCAGTAATATCGAGGGCCATCCTTCCTATGTGCCAACGATTTTCCCGCCAGTGTACCGGAAGAAAGCCCCCGATGCGGGAAGACACAAAAG GTGGATGCAACGGAAACACAATGCGGTGCACAGTCTGCAAAAAACCTGTCAAGGCATGTTAACAACAGACACACCGGAGCCCTCTGCCCTGCCCGATGAGCATGACCAAGAACGGAGCGAGGACGAACAGCTCGACATACTAGCAGATATTGCTTCAGCTGCCCCAAGGCTACCGACATACAGAGATGTG GGTACAGAAACTGAAAGCTCGTCCCATGCTGGCTCACTTAAGATGATGTTGTCCGTAACTGACGGGGTGAATGCCATGTGCCAGGTCAACCACTTCGACCACGTTGAACAAGTTGAACAA GCAACTTGTACTGAGCAATCATGGAGGAGACAATGTGGATTTCAAGGTTTCGCTACTCTGCAGAAGTCTGAGCAAGCTCTCCAAGACCTGTGTAATGTGACCCTGGCCGTGTTCACAGTTCTCCTCAATCTTCTTCCAGAGCAACGGTACCGGTCATCTGACGTCACTCGTGAGGACAGACTTGTGCTGTTCTTGATGAAGCTTAAGTTAGGAGTAAGCCTCAGAGCCCTTGCAACATTATTCGGGATCTCAAGATCGACTGCAAGCCGCGTGTTTCATGTAACACTTGACTATCTTTCTGTTAAGCTACAGGATTGGGTGTTTGTACCTCCACGCCATTGCATACGAGAAGCAATGCCTGAATGTTTCAAGCGCCAGTATCCTGACTGTACCTTTGTCATAGATTGTACCGAGGTCAGGACAGAAGCACCTTCACAGCCAGAGCAGCAGCACGAGCTGTACTCGCACTACAAAGGAACGTATACGCTCAAGTGGCTCGTAGCCATAACCCCAGATGGAATGGTGGCATTTATTTCACCTGCATATGGTGGGAGGTGTTCAGACTCTGAAATTACACGTCACTCTGGTTTCTTGACACTTCTCAAGCCTAATGATGTTGTATTAAGCGACAAGGGGTTCCCCTCTATAAGGACAAGTGTGTCTGACCAAGGTGCTGTGCTCGTCATGCCACCTTTTAATCTTGGGGGAGGGCAGTTATCAGTTGGAGACATGACAGCTACATTTGCTATTGCTCAAGTAAGGATCCACGTCGAGAGGGCAATTCAGAGGCTCAAGCAGTTCAATATTCTTAATAACCGTGTGCCACTTTCTCTCATACCAGAGATGTCGAAAGTAATGCGTGTGTGCAGTGCACTTGTCAACCTACAAACTCCCATAATAAGATCCTAG